CAAATTGTGGTATGATAGCAAGTCTTTAATATCCAGTATGAAAAATGTTCTCTAAGGCAGTGCcaatgatttgaattttgctgAATACATTCATGTAATGTAATTTAATGCAGTTTTGGTGCATCTGTGTATTCAATCTCATTGCTGACAGCATAATTTGTTCAGTTTTGgtgtaattgttaattttttactaaatTAATGATTTCCTTATTCCTTGCCTGGAactaataaatgaatttttttgatatagCCCAAAAACATTGCCTTCTACAAATTCTAGCAACCTCTGTCATCATTTGTTCTGGCTTCGGCATAACCCAAGGAGATGCCATAAATGATGCTTCAATGAACGCTATAAATTGCCTGAAGATAGTCAGTCACTATCATATTCTATGGCATTGCGTGGAAAACTGTGTTGATGCTCATAATTGCAcatataaacaaatattacCTGCCAATAAATGTTCAGATTCCACTTCATATACAATCAAAGCAATAGAATTTGGAGCTGAAAATATGCACAGCCAAGTTTACTAAGTactaattcatttatttattttctaaacGTTTAATTGCACATTCTCTGAAGTAGTACATtgatattatacctacagTAAATCGAAACGCAATACGATTAATTTAATTGCTACATTAGAATTGGaataaagttttattttttatcacacaGAATCATAATTTACTTAAGTCTACTTTTTGaagtttgacaaaaaataacataaataacaaattgtCAAAGTCGattcgtaatatttttatatagtATAATTTCCTTAGGTTTAAACTTGATTAACCTTCTTATAACTGTTATCGAAGAATAAATTGCCTACAACAatattgatttgaataataaactaCAATTCCTTTGTCATGTATGCAAATATATGTTTCTTCTATAGTTATATacttaaaattgtaaatatataaatattttcattccgtgAGATAGAAATACTTCATACGCAACGGTAACTATTGTTGTGATAATGTACAATTTCATATTAAAAATAGTTTTGTCCACCATTCTTCTGAATTGGCTTTGAAGTATGTATCTGTTATGAATCCTGAGGCGGTACAGGTTGTATAAGGCATAAAAGCAACTAGAAAAGAAGAATCATTCAATCTTATTAGTTAAACATAACATTATGGGTAACTACTAATATAGATGCTGCAATGTGAAATTACTTCGTAATTGCAACGACAAATTTATGGATCCATTTAATAACTGCCGTTAACACACATAAGGATATTACgtagttgaaaatataatgGTTGTTACGTAACTTGAAACCggttttggaaaattattactgttcataatttttttgcaaaatgtACTCTATGCTCCAAAAGCATACTATTTTCAGGTGGTAATGACAGACAAGCTCTTAAAATATTCTCTATTGCAGCTCGTTGCTTGAATAAAGCATTAATCACTGGAGCACCTTGAGGCACAAGTGGCGCTTTACACAAGTAGGATAGAACTGAAAGTATAGGATGAAatgcaatgaaattttcgttctCAGATTCATTCTCTGCGAAAGAAACGCGTGAAAAAAGTTCAGCTAAAATAACTAAATCCAGTATAATCGGGCTGGCCAACAGTGAATCTTCACAAGTGTTGTGAACTACAAGTGTGTTGTGGCCACCTAGCATTATTTCCGAGGTGTACTCATCAAGGGCACGTTTGCTATCACCTGAAACAAAATTGCGCTGTTATCGTGGGTGCCTGGACTTGTTCTATTGGCTTGCTGCTTTCAAGCCTGGTTTCCTACAGGACATTGTAAGAGTAATAACTAAAGTGGATTAATTTCTATAACTCAGTTAACAGGTTTCTACTTTAAGAGACTATTGAGCTGCAGTGTCAATAATGTACACTGTTTTGGAAAGTCTGAGACTCGGTAATAATTTCAAGGAACAGAagtttagttttttcaatGCACTTAGTTGGTGTGCCTCTTTGTAAGAGTTGAATTCATCAAACTTACCAACATATGGAACATATTTAATAACGACACAATGATCAGGTTTTTCCCCTGGCTCATAGAGAATACTGTTTGAATGAACCATATCATCGACTACGTTGCTCTTTGAGATCTGGAAGTGAGATTGAATTAGGCATTAATGATGATATGTATTgatatttgtataaataaacagcATGAGTTGCCACATGCTAGAGTTACTCACTTCTTTGGATCGGAACTGTTGTGGTGCTGACAAGTTGTAGCCATCGTTATTTCCAAGATGATTATAGCTCACTATTGATACTGGTTTGATGCCAGCAGAAACTAAGAAGTCAACCAATACTGACTTCAATTTTGTTTGGCCCGATTTGAAGTCATCACCAGCTATAAAAGTCTTGTGCTTTTCAGCGAGGTCAATCGCCCCAGgtacaaaagtattttgtgGAGATCCGTTTATGTAGGTGCACTATAAAATTACGTTTACGTAGAGCAAAGCTATAATTCATGCAAGATTCAATGATCTGGCTAACTTACTCCTTCTAAAGCAGCAGCAACGGCGAACATAGTACTTGGACTAATTTCTGagtgattttcttttattgattttaacaaattttcaccagtATCGTTAACTCCTGGTATAATTTCTGCAAACCTCTCTGTATTGGCAGTCCAgactataattattttatctaCATTTTTGGTAGTTTTGAATTCAGATATGTCTCTTCTTATCAAGTTCAATTGTTCCGTTTTAGATCCTGATATGATATTGTTTGCTCGATCCTcctgaaaaagttttcataaTTACAAATgcaatacaatataataatatgatgaGGCTAAAAAAGCTTTTGGAATAGTTATCTCAATGTCAGCAGACCTGATTTGCGGCGATGAAATCAGGATAATACAAGCTCCTGCGAGGTTTCATCTCTGCCATTTCAGCCTTTAATTGGATTTGCAAATTGTAATCGATTACTTTTGCACGTTCCATGGCATCAGCTAAATTCAGGTTAGAGATATCCCAACCATCAATTTCAATCTGGTCAGGGTCCACCATCGGCAACATCCATGACATCGGTACATAAACATCTTCGCCATCAGAGTTTCCAAGTTTCACGGTTGAAGATTGTGTAATAGAGCCATACCTAAGAGATGAATTAATCAGTATTCTCTTTAATTCTTGTTTCAATCGGATTGGAATTACATATTCCAGAAATCAAACCAATGTAATATCTCCtgatatattttcttgatGTACAAGTTTCGGATATTGAATACGTCTTACCAGTTCGCTTTCTTGATGCCATCTTTAGTGTTCCAAGTGAGTTTTTTCTTATTTGCCAACAGTGCTGCAGTTATTGTTGTGCCATTATTGCCACCCCAACCAACCAACATGACACCAAGTTTTGGTACATTTAATTTTGTTCTTATTTTCAGCTTGGTGGCTACAGGAGTTACCTTAAACAATAacaatactttttatttcaaaataattttacacacCAGTTCCGCTATGTTCAATTCAAAGACAatgtattattcaattattttctttcctcttacTAAACATTAAACAATTTCTGTGTATGATCGTTCACTATCGACATCATTGATTATTAAAAGTTCAAAGCTGTATCATCTGTTCTCTGCAGTATATTGAGATtatttgatatgaaaatagtgatttttggATTGAATATCAAGTTCAAATACACACACATGACGCTATTCATTCCAGCATTATCACTCACCGTATATTTGAGCACCTTATCATCAATTTTCGTGACTTTCGTTGTATGGTATTCGTAGTCAGCCTCAAGGAATTCCTCAGTGTATTTGACGTTCGGACTTTTGACATGAATCTTCATTTCTTCCATTCTGAGGGGTTTATTCCACTCTTTGAATCGTAAAGAAGGTTCGAGATACAAGCAGGAGTTTTTTGTGCAGAACGTGCCGGTCGTTGATGTGGGTATATTTGTAATTCGAGAAGATGAAATGCCCGTAATTATATTACAGCCGTAGTTCAAATGACAGACAATTTTAGCAGGCGCGAACAGAACGGTTGTTCATCGATTGCAATAACGAATACTGAAAAATCTTTCGCTGCAACAACAAACGACGtcaaaaaagttgaaaacagTGCAGAGTTCACGTGTCGAAACCGCCGGTCGCGCAGAACCAACACACTGTTAACCATGCAATAGTCATGTCGAATTTGTCGGCTCTCTGCAGGCATGCGCCTTAAACCGAGTCCTGGGAATCCCCTTCCATCCCACCCTTGAGTTTATCGGTTGCCTCTACATTTGCCCCATCCTTCTCGGGTTTGCCTGGCGGTGTGATATTCTGTCCTGTTATGTACTACATATGTATCAATATTTCCAATCTCTGTTAGATATTCTATGACGATACGAAGTTTGACAGGCTGCATGATAAAAACTATCCGCAACTTTCCAGGGCTTAGTAACGCGGCAGGGAATTTCTGGCTTGAAAGCTACTTATCCCGTTATTTTACATCTGCACCTGTAGGCTCTACgtatttcgtaaaaaaaacttctgtAACACTAGGATGAATTACGCATTCTTTTTTACCTGCGTTCGTAAAGTGATCATTTCTATGACAGTGCAAAAAAAGTGTACTTTTTTGTACCACgcttaaaaaaacaatttgtaaaCCAGACTTTTGTTACATAAAAGTATCCT
The Neodiprion fabricii isolate iyNeoFabr1 chromosome 1, iyNeoFabr1.1, whole genome shotgun sequence DNA segment above includes these coding regions:
- the LOC124176215 gene encoding inositol-3-phosphate synthase isoform X2, whose amino-acid sequence is MEEMKIHVKSPNVKYTEEFLEADYEYHTTKVTKIDDKVLKYTVTPVATKLKIRTKLNVPKLGVMLVGWGGNNGTTITAALLANKKKLTWNTKDGIKKANWYGSITQSSTVKLGNSDGEDVYVPMSWMLPMVDPDQIEIDGWDISNLNLADAMERAKVIDYNLQIQLKAEMAEMKPRRSLYYPDFIAANQEDRANNIISGSKTEQLNLIRRDISEFKTTKNVDKIIIVWTANTERFAEIIPGVNDTGENLLKSIKENHSEISPSTMFAVAAALEGCTYINGSPQNTFVPGAIDLAEKHKTFIAGDDFKSGQTKLKSVLVDFLVSAGIKPVSIVSYNHLGNNDGYNLSAPQQFRSKEISKSNVVDDMVHSNSILYEPGEKPDHCVVIKYVPYVGDSKRALDEYTSEIMLGGHNTLVVHNTCEDSLLASPIILDLVILAELFSRVSFAENESENENFIAFHPILSVLSYLCKAPLVPQGAPVINALFKQRAAIENILRACLSLPPENSMLLEHRVQTGFKLRNNHYIFNYVISLCVLTAVIKWIHKFVVAITK
- the LOC124176215 gene encoding inositol-3-phosphate synthase 1-A isoform X1, giving the protein MEEMKIHVKSPNVKYTEEFLEADYEYHTTKVTKIDDKVLKYTVTPVATKLKIRTKLNVPKLGVMLVGWGGNNGTTITAALLANKKKLTWNTKDGIKKANWYGSITQSSTVKLGNSDGEDVYVPMSWMLPMVDPDQIEIDGWDISNLNLADAMERAKVIDYNLQIQLKAEMAEMKPRRSLYYPDFIAANQEDRANNIISGSKTEQLNLIRRDISEFKTTKNVDKIIIVWTANTERFAEIIPGVNDTGENLLKSIKENHSEISPSTMFAVAAALEGCTYINGSPQNTFVPGAIDLAEKHKTFIAGDDFKSGQTKLKSVLVDFLVSAGIKPVSIVSYNHLGNNDGYNLSAPQQFRSKEISKSNVVDDMVHSNSILYEPGEKPDHCVVIKYVPYVGDSKRALDEYTSEIMLGGHNTLVVHNTCEDSLLASPIILDLVILAELFSRVSFAENESENENFIAFHPILSVLSYLCKAPLVPQGAPVINALFKQRAAIENILRACLSLPPENSMLLEHRVHFAKKL